From Apium graveolens cultivar Ventura chromosome 9, ASM990537v1, whole genome shotgun sequence, the proteins below share one genomic window:
- the LOC141684559 gene encoding uncharacterized protein LOC141684559 — translation MGTKVLSIAERGNLYEEMRGTIVGIYGKNYKVLGGGAFVVVGSSQLVLTAAHVVDEEDIEDLYIVTFEKELFHVEQVKSNKKRDIALLALKDQHDMSVDDGFECADLCETNELTVGSEVHFIGHPGQQTFIYNVGNISCAEKTYDIFYDLSEIDYYPELKMEERVDDFRGLSDSLKLVQVKNMHGGGRYGGTGAPILDCDGNIVGLYSFSFQDEDYAIHVADIRATIDNLIVKTKAMASKKT, via the coding sequence ATGGGGACCAAGGTGCTTAGCATAGCCGAACGAGGCAATCTTTATGAGGAAATGCGTGGAACGATTGTTGGTATCTATGGCAAGAATTATAAGGTCCTTGGCGGTGGAGCATTTGTAGTAGTTGGTTCAAGCCAATTGGTGTTGACTGCTGCCCACGTTGTAGACGAAGAGGACATAGAAGATTTGTATATTGTCACGTTTGAAAAAGAACTATTTCATGTTGAACAAGTGAAGTCTAACAAGAAAAGAGATATTGCATTGCTTGCTCTTAAGGACCAACATGATATGTCAGTAGATGATGGGTTTGAGTGTGCGGATCTGTGTGAAACAAATGAATTAACTGTAGGTTCAGAAGTTCATTTTATTGGTCATCCCGGGCAACAAACTTTCATATACAATGTTGGTAACATCTCGTGTGCAGAAAAAACCTATGATATCTTCTATGATCTTTCAGAAATAGATTATTATCCTGAGTTGAAGATGGAGGAGAGGGTAGATGACTTCAGAGGGCTTTCCGATTCACTGAAGTTAGTTCAAGTCAAGAATATGCATGGTGGTGGGAGGTATGGTGGCACTGGGGCACCAATTTTGGATTGTGATGGTAATATAGTGGGTTTGTATAGCTTCAGTTTCCAAGATGAAGATTATGCTATCCATGTTGCCGACATCAGAGCAACCATCGACAATTTAATAGTGAAGACTAAGGCAATGGCCAGCAAGAAAACTTGA